AACGGCGACCTACTGGTCATAGGTTTGCCGAACAACGGCCCCCAGGTCTGCGAGTAGATGCTGCGCAAGCATGCTGCGCCCATGCGCGTTGaacgcacgcgcggcggctcgtcgCACAACGAGGGAGGCGTTGAAGGCCGCGCACAACATTCCAGCAGCGGTTTCGTCTTCCACGCCGACGACCGGACCGAAGAcgctctctgcagacgcctcggcgtcgccttgcctcgctccgcctccGGGCGCGTCGCACGACGCTCGCGCCTTCACCCGAGATGCCCGCGAACTCAGCCACCACGCGACAAACGCCGCAAGCACCCCTGACAGTATGTCGCCCTGCCCGCCTGAGCGTTTAgggctgccgcgcagcgcgccagagataccgcaggcggcgacggcggcgacggctgcgGAGTCTGCGTATGCGACGAGGACGTCCGCTGGAGCCTTCACGAGCAAACTCGGGCCCTGAAGCGCCACTGGGATGCGCGCGAGACCGCGAGCGAACggcagaagcgccgcagggaaGAGACGCGACGGCATCACCTCCGGCGGAcgccacggcgccgccgcgtcgcctgagGCGCTTGCAGAGCGCCCCGGGGAGGTCTGCTCGCGCTGGAcagcctccgccagcgcggcgaggagggaggtCGGGCAGGGcggggcgtcgcgggcctccggCAGAGCCTCGAACGCCGCCTGAAGGAGATCGAACTCGCGCTTGTTGGGCGTCAAGAGACACTGGCGGTAGGTCTTCAGTCGCTGTAAAGACGGCGCGTGGCTtggcgcgcagaggacgcgaatCATGTCCGCGTCAATGACCTGCATGAGGGGAACGCGCAGGCAGAACACGCCCGGAAAGGATCTAAAAACacgcgggcagcgaggccgagaggccgcgcgctcgccgagctCACTCTCCCTGCCGCCCgcacgccagcagcgccacaACGCAAGGCAAGGCCACGTTACCTTTTTGGGAAACCTGCTCGCTTGTTCCAAACCTTCGGGTCCCCACAGACGCCTCACCTCAGGAGGAGCTGAAACGCAGAAATCGACTTCGGTGCGCGacagccacacacacacacgcatacacacgccctccctcccccccctctcccgctgcgcctcctcgcttccACGCGGAATCTGCTCGACACACGCAAACGCGGAAGTTAAAACTGAGCCAGGGAGACGTCACCTTCAGAACGCTGGTTGCACTCAAGCGCTGGAGCACTCTCAGGTCCATGCACAGCAGCTCGCATTCGCATTAGCGAAAAAGGCTCCCCTGtaccgccccccccccccgccggcgctgcatcCCTGGTGACTCACTAGAAACTTGTTCTCTTTCATTGCCAGGTTAAGGATCGTCAACGCCGCGCGCAAGATCGGacagccgctcgcggcgccttcggggTCTCCTCTGgaagcgtctgcggcgcctggcgtctTTCcgacgtcgccgcgaggagctgcgggcgTTGGAGCGCCCATGCCAGGCCCCATCACGACGACGTCGCACTTCTTCAGGATCGCGCTTGCCTGAGAGAAGTCGCCGCACAGCCAGCCAAGCGAACCGTTCGCTTTTGAAACCTGGAGGGGGggagcgccgacgcggcgctagccgctcgccgcgaagaccgcgaccgcgcgcgaagtcctgaaccctaaaccctcgaAGGCATCGATAGCTACGCACacttccgcgcgccgcagaacaGAGACGACAAACAGGCAGATTCGGCCTTCGAGACTGACTGAAGTCCTAACGGCGATCCAGGGCTTCGCGTGGAATCGAAACGCAGCTCACGAGCCTAAGCACCTGCCCGGCGAGACTCGGCCCTGATGCACCTGCAGAAGCGCCCAGTTGAAaagcgccgcagcttcgTGCAGCCAACCCGACGCACACGACTCACAGCGAGGCCCTACCTTTGCTTCGAGGCGGCTAAGGACTTCCTCAAGCGAGACGCccgggcgcggctcgcccggCATGATCTGCGTGGAGCACCGCACGCGCacaggcggtcgccgcgcccaaATAATGCAGCAGGAGAGACATTTTGCATCTGTCGTTAGCAGGTGAGGATAGAAAGCCGCTTCATACGCCACAATCCAGCCGCAAGGAAAGGCCTCACTGCGGAGTGACGCCGCCACACGCGAGGATCGCCACTGGTAGCAAGCGAGAAGATCTTtagaagcgcgcgaggcaagcGCCAGACCAGGGCAGACTTGCGCAACCACAGCCCCGAGTAAAAAGGCCCCTGGGGTCGTTTCATGGCTGTGGCGAAGCATACTTTCACTCCGAAATTGTGTAGGCCTCTTGCATGCATACCCAGTCGCCGGGCGAAGGTCACATCCACTCTACTAAACGCCTCGCTCGATGCAGTTTCGCCTTTCTAAGTGATACAGAGCATGCATGAACTGGCAGCCCTACACCCAAAATGAACCACTGAGTGAGCGCCGCGACATACGGGCTGGAAGTCGGTGCCCGCCGCACGCCATCGCGTAACCCATGTGACGCCTCGCGTGCAAACGCGTCAGATATATCACGCTTTCGACCTTACCGGATAAACGATGAGTTCTGGGCTATACGTCTTGatgggcgtcgccgcctccggcgtcgtGATGACATACGCGAGATCCATGCCCTGTCCATGCGCAGCAGACATGTAAGTCGTCGCACGAAGCCTCGGATTGCGCCAGTTGCATCCGGCGCACAGAGACAAAGAGACAGCTCCCTGTCGTCCGGAAAGAGGCTTGTGACTCTCCCTAGCAGAGCCACGAAGATGCTAGCGACAGGACGTCTctgtgcggaggcgcctctgcgtgtgaGCTTCCTTCAAGgcctgcggctgtcgcctgcgtcgcgtccAGAGACCTACCAGTTGAAGGGCTGCCATCGCACTGAAGTATGGCGCTCCAGTGAactccagcgcgccgccgacgacgcacacgcggccTGCGAAACGAAGCAAGAGGCCGCACGGCATTAGATGTATACATTCGCAGGCCTGTCCCTGCAATAGGGCCGCAGGACGAATTCATGAGGCTTGCGCCGTGTGCACGGAAAAGCGCCCTCTGAAGGCCTTCAGCGCGTGGCGGATGCAAAGCCCGATATTTGAACGGGCCTGCTCCACAGCTAGAAACGAAACCGAGACGGCAACCGCGACAGACGCTGCCGATCTTATGAGAGCAGCCCGTGGTGATACGCGCAGATCAGAAAAGCGTGCACCTGCGCAGCTGTTTCCAAGCACCCCAGCAGTTCCTCCGGGAGGAGCGCCGCAAAAATTCATCGTATTCGCGCTAGTCTCGCATACGCCGGGCGTTCCAGACCATCTTCTTCACCAATGTCTTACCGTTCTGTCCTTTGTGGCGTGCGAAGTCGAGTGGCGGGACTATGTACTCTTTCGCGGCTGCGTGGGAACACACATGGCATTGTTGACGCGACGACAAAAATCCAAAGGGGTCAGAAGAGAAACAAAAGTATACGCCGACACTAGTTCTCCAGCCTCTCTCCAGCTCGAGCAGGGAGCTGATATTCCACTCCATCGAGATGCGAAGCCACAAAACGTGGCAGCCCGATTGTGACTGGCCTCGACTCTATAGGGTCGATTCTTTCATCAGTGCCGGACTGTATGCGTGCCTTGCAGTTTTTCTGCATTTGGTTTCCTCTGAGGACGCAGCGCGGTGTGCTGAACTTACCCTTCACCCAGGCCTCCACCGTGACGGCGTGCGGATCTgaagcggcgctcgcggagtcTGCCATTTTGCCGCTTCCATCAACAAGaccttccgcgtctgcgtaAGAAATCGCTCCGCTTCGTATCGTCCCTGTTTGGCTACAGCTCGCCGCGAAttcggcgcgcgagaacgGGTGCGTATGCTGTGTGCTGCTTTCGCGGCTTCTCAAGTCGCCGGTAGCTTTATGCGGGCAGAGCGCATGTGCGCAACGAACATGCGTCACAGGGGTTTTTTGCCTTCCGACGGAAAAAAATCGAGCCGCAGCGGGTAGTAACGGACTGTTGTTTCGAAGAGGAGACGATGCAAGAACAGACATGGGGACTTGGATTAAAtccgcggcgcgaagaaaggTCACCGGTTGACGATACACCCCGACGGTTTCGGCAAGGCACAAAACAGTCAGTCACTTCCGCGGCAGCACACCGTAAATCACCGAGTAAAACATTCCAAGCGTGGGAAGTAGTGGCTGACATGCGTGGAAACGGCGCGAAACGCCGGTAGGACGATTGCGATCCTAGTAAGACTACGACTCCGGAGCTGCTTCATGGCCCggcagagcgaagagaacTGCAGAAGAGGGCCTGTCACTTCGAGATGTCAAAGCCGATCGCTTTGATGAAGTCGAAGACCAGCGAAGTGGCGTGCTTTTTCCGTTGGCGTGTGGTGACTCACGCAGAAACAGTGCATCTGTTGCTCAATCCTTTTCACGGCTCTTCGTGTGCGCATGTGCAGAGTTTTTTCATTCCCCTGCCGTCGGCTAGGGACTCCCTCGTTCGCACACTAGTTAAACGAAATTCCGTTACAGTGAGCCGGTCAAATGGCACTTCTCATCTTCTACGGTTCGCCTACATTTTGAGTGGAGCCGTGACTGCGGCGAAAATGCTAACAAATCGAGCGGTCAGTCATGCttgtgcgcatgcgctgtgTCTCGTCTTGCGAGTGCTTGGAAGCAGCCCCGCTGTCGGCTGCCGGCACTTCTTGCTGCCGATAACAAGTCTATGCGTCAAATTGGAGGGAAAAGGATCGCGTAGAACCTCGTGTCTTGTCACGCTTGTGTTGGCTCAACCTCTCGGCTCACGCCTGGGTAGCTAactgcgcatgcggcagcgccgactACTACTGGATTCGAAGATGCGCCGCGGACGAGTAGACCGTGCAGGGGTCCCGTCTACCGTACGCTTTGCCTAAACTGGCAGAATCTGTGCAGGGAATAGTTCGCCGAGACAGAGGCTCCTTCGCCCCCGCTCAGTCGCGGAGTGAGAACAGTCATGTTACAACCACGTGTCGCCTCAAAAACGAGTTATCTGCTGGGAAGCATAGCTTATCACGTTGTGCTCCACACAAACTTTGGAAGAGTCCGCCAAAACCGCCACAGTGCGTGGAAACGTGCGTACGCATGCTGATCTTCGTCTGCCAGGACAGTGCTGCGGCCTCGTTAAGAGGATCGCAAGCTGAACGGAAGTTTTTTAAAGAAAGCTGTACCGTCTCGTTAGGGTTTACAGGTACCTGAATGCATGTGCCGTCTTCCACCAGTGGCGTTCGGCACTACTACCGCGCGCCAGGAAACGTTTTCTCATGTTTTTCAGCGTGTGAGTCTCAGCGTAACCCTTCTGCAGTCACGCGTGCGACTTCGCAACTCGCTCACGAGCGCAAGGCCGCGTGCTGGGGATTCGCCGTAATGCGTGAATATCAATCTCGATTCGAATGACGGTCGGCTCTACCATCTGCACACAGGAAACGTGTGGCAACTCCAGACGCTGCTCCGCGTGACAGGGTTCGATTTTACGCCGCGTGGGACTCACGTTGGCTCTCTCCGTGAAGCTCCTCTCCGACACTGCGCTCCCGTAACTCAGCTCCCACGCGCACAAGCGCCacgcggcgaaggctgcgCACTCATGGAAGAGCCTTGGAAGAAAAAGTCCGACGCATCAATCACCAGTCAGCGAGCAGCAGGGGACGCCCCCAGCACGTGCTGGCGCAATGCAAAGAATCACCGGAAAACTCATTGACAGGTATACGGTGTCAAGCGCTACCCTATGCATTTCTCTTTAGTTGGTCTTAACCGGCTCGGTCACCGCACAACAGCCGCccgccacacacacgcactcTTCAACCAGGAAGAAGCACTCGCACCCATCGAGTGCGCCTCGCCGAGCGCTCATTCTTGTGAAACCGTCCTCGATGCCACCGGGAAAGCTGTGccggagggggcgggggggggggggggggggggggggggggggcagcgaaACGCGAGAGCGTCGCACGCAACATCGTCTGCAGGGCGCTGTGGCGCTCAGTCAGAGtgccgaggcagacgacgccttACTTCCTTTTGTTTTCCTTTCGTTCGCCATCGCGAGGAACTCGGCACACTTCTCTTCATTGGAAAAGCGAATGCGGTACATGGTCGTGTCTGAACTTGTCTCTGAAAAAAGCCACATAGCACATCCTTAAAATCAGCTGCCAGAGTTTCCCGTGAAACCAGGCTCTTTCTTTGCCTCGACCCAGTCCAGTTAGAGGTAGACGCGCAAGCCTGGAGAGACACAGCTGCGCTTCAGACCTCGCTTCGATAGTGGAGAATCGACTGCCTCAACCCTAAACGATCTGAGCATGCCTCAACCTCTGCTGAGGCGATTTCTGTGCTCGTGCGGGCGCGCGCACAACAGGAAGGAAGGAACCACAGTGGCAGCGGATCCAGGCTCTGCGACTGAGAAAACACGTCTGCTCCAGTCTGGCGCGCTGACGCAGCCACGCGGCAACAGAGCGGGAACAGGACGCACacagcctctccgcgcctcagccgcggcccggcgcctgcgggacGCATCGCGCACTCCGACAGGGGCCGAGCCATGACTACAACCGGATGCCTCGAGCCAAAAAGAGTAGCCTCAGCCGCAGGAGTGTGAGCGccggagcgccgccgcgtttgTTTCGACCACCCGCCACCCAAGTCGTTCCCCGCGGGCCGCTTCTGCCCCAGGAGGGCGTAGACGACCCGCCGACCTTGTGAGTCGAGCTTACTGGCGTCTGTCTTCAGTCCAATGAATTCCGCGGTGTTTTTTTTCCGCGGCACTTCttctgccttctgcgtctcatCGCTGTTCCTgtccttcgcgtccttctcttcaTTCGCGGGcggggctggcgccgctgcgcgctgccggctTCGGTCTAGAGGGTGCTGGTAGTGCACCGAGGCAAACAGAGGCGTGTTGAGTTGCAGCCGCCCGGTCCGATGCACGAAAAACAGgatccgcggcgccctgtcgtcctcttctttctgcgcaGCACACGCCGAAAACGATTCCACTGCGCATATCTCCACGAAACTCGCCAACGAAGTCCCGGCTCCTGTCCTGAAACGAAGGGGGGGATCCGCGGCGCTCAGGGGTAGGAGAGGCGGGGTAGGCGTCCACCGAGGGCTTGAAAGCGCCGTTGCCGTGGGAAAAAAGGTCAAGTCGCGCGTGCGAACTCGAGCGTCTCCATTCCCACAGTCTCGAGGCGCGAACCCGCCGCCCAGAACATACACAACCGGCCACGCTGAAGTAGGCTTCATGCCCCTCGCCGGTCTGCGGGTGCGAACGCCaagcgacagacgcgctTACCTTGCTAGCCACGATCTGCACGCGAccctccagcggcggcttGGGCGCCCAGATCGTCTGGTCGGCATCGaaccgctgcatgcggcagtCCCGCTGAGtagcacacacacgcgatCGCGCAGACATTCAGCGCATGAGGCGCGGCAAAGAACGCCAGAAGCCTCCTTCCAAAAGCCCATCAACGTTTTgcttgcatgcatgcagccgcgTGGGCAACTCCCGACGCGAGCCCCGAAGAAGGGTATGGCAAGCCAAGTCTAGCGCAGCCGCTATGCTGCACTTCACGCACTTCGTGGTTAGCGGTTCAAGTCGGGCCTGGGTTTGTGACTCGTCCAGGCTggctccctctgcgccctgGTTCGCTTACGTCAGTGAAGAGGACCGCCTCGTCGGCATTGACTTCTGCGCACACAGAGCAGTTCACCAAgcacgcacgcatgcagcaaAGCTCCTTCTCACTGCAGTGACGTGCCTCGCGGAGGCAAACAGCTTCGAAAGGCGACCccagcgcgtccgcgactCCTCGACGAAAAAGCATCTTGAGACGAGCGGGCGCCCCACAGCCACAGAAAATGACAgtgcgcgcgcgacgtctGCGTCGCAGTGGCAGTCgaaagagacacgcgcgcgccgtgcAGACTGACGTTGCGCACACCTTACGGAGGCGGATCGAGGAGagccggcgcggaagaagggcgacgccCCTCCTCGCTGTGTGTTTCACGCGAGGGCGGACTTACCGTTTTCAATCACGCTCGGTTCCTCtggcttctcctcgtcgtcgccgacggTGCCACCGTCAGCCTCTTCTTTGCCGGGAGTCGCTGAGGCAAAGATCGAAGAGGCAGGGAAACTCAAGTTGGCGAACagggacggcgcggcggaagccgacgaagactcgccggtcgcgctcgacgcaggcggcgacaggaAAAAGGAGccctgcggctgcttcgACTGAAGGTCAGATCCACAGACACACAGtcgacgacgcgcatgcTCTCTCGTAGCCCACGACGAAAAATCAGAACGAGGCGTCAACCCGAAACCACAAACCCAGCAGACGCGTAGCtttctgcagcagaagcaccAGCACAACCCGCGATGACGTTTCTCTTCGTGAAGAAAGAGCTGTAgtcgtcctcttcatcttcatCAGGAGCCATGGAGTCGAcccagcgagggcgagctgTGACTTACGAGAGAAGCAAAGGCGCTGCTGAATGTGGAAACGCTCTTAATCTCCGCGCTCCCCAAAAGCGAGTCAGCGGGCGCGTCTTGTCCCTTCGCTTCTGAGGCCGCCGGggtcttctccgctgcctcggcggcgccgttcgccacgtcgcccgcgtctgcgctttTCGCCTGCAGCAACTCTCACGCACATCCCACAGATTCTGTGCCGCATCGATCGACGCAGtaccgcgtctgccgcttgCGTATCTTGAAGTCCGAGGCAAAGGCCTCTTTCCAGCGTCATCTTCAAACCGCAGGATGCCTCGCGCGACTGGCACCCGACCCTAGAGCATGCGGGAGACATGCACGCATAAGTGCACAACACGATaaaacgcatgcagccctGTCCATACGGCGAACGAGCCACATCCGTCGCCTTTTCACACTGCGCCAACTCCGCACCCGGCAAGGCCTTGCCCCGTGAGATCTCTGCAGTGTACCTGATCGCCCTTCGCCGgtgccgcggcttcttcagcATTTTCCGGGGCCGCGGGCTTGGGCAGCGCCTGTGAAACGGAgctcgcagctgcagcggggaCGGCCGGGGTGGCGCCGGAGCGGACAAtccgcaggcgtctgcagagagaaacgaAAGGAAAGAAAAAGTTGCATTTCGCCGCACGCGGAATCCGTGGCGTGAGCGTGGCATGTCGACGTTGGCAGAGTCAGAGCTACATTCTTCTGTTCCGCAAACGTGCTCTGAAAGAGCGCCTATTCATAAGCGCATTCCCGCGGTACCCAACACACGCGCGAGTATGAAAGCTGCGCCGTGCACGGCATCACCAGCCAACACCTGCCCGAGGGTTGGTCGCAACTCAGAACAGCAGGAGAGCGTGacaccgccttcgccgcagctgcgtggcACAAGGTGCAGGGAGCTGCCTCAAGCACGCCCAAACTCACTGTCTCCTTTGAAGCGTCACCGCGTCGGCTAGATGCATGTCTCCCGCAGGCTGGCTGTCAGCATCGTCATCCGCGTCAAGGGCCGCCTTGCCGTCCTGCTGGTCACG
The Besnoitia besnoiti strain Bb-Ger1 chromosome VIII, whole genome shotgun sequence genome window above contains:
- a CDS encoding carbohydrate kinase (encoded by transcript BESB_084180), with translation MADSASAASDPHAVTVEAWVKAAKEYIVPPLDFARHKGQNGRVCVVGGALEFTGAPYFSAMAALQLGMDLAYVITTPEAATPIKTYSPELIVYPIMPGEPRPGVSLEEVLSRLEAKASAILKKCDVVVMGPGMGAPTPAAPRGDVGKTPGAADASRGDPEGAASGCPILRAALTILNLAMKENKFLVIDADMIRVLCAPSHAPSLQRLKTYRQCLLTPNKREFDLLQAAFEALPEARDAPPCPTSLLAALAEAVQREQTSPGRSASASGDAAAPWRPPEVMPSRLFPAALLPFARGLARIPVALQGPSLLVKAPADVLVAYADSAAVAAVAACGISGALRGSPKRSGGQGDILSGVLAAFVAWWLSSRASRVKARASCDAPGGGARQGDAEASAESVFGPVVGVEDETAAGMLCAAFNASLVVRRAAARAFNAHGRSMLAQHLLADLGAVVRQTYDQSVFSACLEHLSSDPILGDAAAKRGERSARLRLFKSLGGAEAPLKDTEPGLQSPSRLYPPACSDFCARKH
- a CDS encoding hypothetical protein (encoded by transcript BESB_084190), which codes for MRGSSSAFASLCLGACTASLLARHASGNTALTLVHAVVSFNFHDSWTTRCASGLNFRMALLKYAACTNGAACRIATFSREGAGVTPRQPAATDADDDARRRPCCGLFAFRSHPSSLRYCPFSKLSRKIKMADHHGEANSPAAGVASPEEVQLSAGTKRRQTLGAHELRDQQDGKAALDADDDADSQPAGDMHLADAVTLQRRQRLRIVRSGATPAVPAAAASSVSQALPKPAAPENAEEAAAPAKGDQAKSADAGDVANGAAEAAEKTPAASEAKGQDAPADSLLGSAEIKSVSTFSSAFASLSKQPQGSFFLSPPASSATGESSSASAAPSLFANLSFPASSIFASATPGKEEADGGTVGDDEEKPEEPSVIENEVNADEAVLFTDRDCRMQRFDADQTIWAPKPPLEGRVQIVASKKEEDDRAPRILFFVHRTGRLQLNTPLFASVHYQHPLDRSRQRAAAPAPPANEEKDAKDRNSDETQKAEEVPRKKNTAEFIGLKTDAKTSSDTTMYRIRFSNEEKCAEFLAMANERKTKGTFAAWRLCAWELSYGSAVSERSFTERANMVEPTVIRIEIDIHALRRIPSTRPCARERVAKSHA